A window from Rana temporaria chromosome 8, aRanTem1.1, whole genome shotgun sequence encodes these proteins:
- the LOC120909572 gene encoding gastrula zinc finger protein XlCGF17.1-like, giving the protein MNMKVEDEEEETYVRDDQQYIEEDGMTRTFIEEDTPSEISTGHAMEKPSKDRLTLSPGCKMEDEDITGDCGGEKTMSFTMDGGLHSVDRPWNPSDSEEPRTVRDGAGVQRKKKVSCPECGESFNSKQSLSVHQRSHMGEELHSCSECWKCFPHESELVAHYKLHAEENRYSCSECGDVFSQKVHLSRHQRLHTGKRLYSCSECGKCFSQKSSLSKHQRLHTGEKPYACGECGKSYPQKSDLLIHQRSHTGEKPYSCPECSKSFSQKSTLSKHVILHTGERLYSCYECGKCFTQKAHLFRHRRSHTGEKPFPCPECGKCFTQKAHLSRHQRSHTGEKPYSCSECGKSFSEKSCLYRHQRSHSEMSMAPDPSAENVMH; this is encoded by the exons atgaacATGAAAGTTGAGgatgaagaagaagagacgtatgtgagggatgatcagcaatatatAGAGGAGGATGGAATGACgaggacattcatagaggaggacactccttcagagatcagcacag gacacgccatggagaaaccctcaaaggatcgtctcactttatctccaggttgtaaaatggaagatgaggacatcacaggagaTTGTGGAGGAGAAAAGACAATGAGCTTCACTATGGATGGAGGACTTCACAGTGTGGATAGACCATGGAATCCCTCTGACTCTGAGGAACCTCGTACTGTGAGGGATGGGGCCGGAGTTCAGAGAAAGAAGAAAGTttcctgtcctgaatgtgggGAAAGTTTTAACTCTAAACAAAGTCTttctgtacatcagagatctcacatgggggaggagcttcattcctgttctgagtgctggAAATGTTTTCCTCATGAATCAGAACTGGTCGCACATTACAAGCTTCATGCGGAGGAGAATcgatattcctgttctgagtgtggagacgttttttcacagaaggtccatctttccagacatcagagattgcatACAGGCAAGAGgttgtattcctgttctgagtgcggaaaatgtttttcacagaaatcCAGCCTTTCCAAACAccagagattgcacacgggggagaagccgtatgcctgtggtgagtgcgggaaatcttaccCACAGAAATCAGACCTTCTTATACATCAAAGatcccacacgggggagaagccttactCCTGTCCCGAGTGCAGTAAAAGTTTTTCACAGAAATCCACTCTTTCCAAGCATGTGATATTACACACGGGTGAGAGGTTGTATTCCTGTtacgagtgcgggaaatgttttacgcAGAAGGCCCATCTTTTCagacatcggagatctcacacaggtgagaagcctttTCCCTGCCCTGAGTGTGGTAAATGTTTTACGCAGAAGGCCCATCTTTCTAGGCATCAGAGGTCGCACACGggagaaaagccgtattcctgctccGAGTGCGGAAAatctttttcagagaagtcctgtctttacagacatcagagatcgcaCAGTGAAATGAGCATGGCGCCTGAcccgagtgcggaaaatgttatgCATTGA